TCTTGGTATCAGCTTCCTAGCGATTTACTCTTTCGTCTTCTTGGTGATTTACTCTTTCGTCTTCTTGCTTGAGATGATATATCTGAACTTAGGATGTCTGAACTTGAAATGTCTGAGCTTGAAAGAACTTGCAATGTGTGAACTTGGAATGTCTGAGTTTGAAGATGTCTACGTTTGAAATTCTGAGCTTGAAGATGAATGAACTTGAAATGTCTGAACTTAAAAGAACTTAACATGAAAAATGTCTGAACTTGAAATCTCTGAGCTTGAATGTCTCTGAACTTGGAATGTCCGAATTTGGTAGCAGCGAACACTCTTTTCTCTTTTAGGCTAACCAATAACATGTTTCTTTTTTTGTTCAGGTTGATTTCCTGATTCACTCAATCACAGCTGTTCTAGATGTCTGAAAACATGGAGCAGTTCTTGGAGCTGTCAGTGTCTCCCCTGATTCCGTCACTTCCAGACGACGTCACCGTTGATATCGTGGCTCGTGTGCCTAGAAGCCACTACCCGACACTCTCCCTCGTCTCCAAGAAGTTCAGGAAACTCATTGCCTCGCCTAAGCTCTACAAGAGGCGATCTCAGCTAGGCATCACCCAACACCGTGTCTACGCTCTTCTCCGCAACCGCGACACGGGTGACTGCCGTTTCTACATCCTCCACCGGAAACTCAACTCTAGAAACCGCTTGGTCATCGTCCCATCGCTCCCTCCCGTGTCTTCCCGTGAAATGCGTAGCTGTTACGGTTTGATGCAGCATGAACTCTATTTAGGTCTTTCGTATTTTCATTTATCCTAAATGCCATTTCGTGTGGTTGTAAGTTTGTTAACATCGTTAGTGTCGACTAAAAACTTCTGTTATGCATGTTCTGTTAAATTTGCTATGTTTTATTCTTGAATTGTTTCCTTAGACTTGAAGTTTGCATAATCACTGCCTCATCACCGGTTTAAACGTATAATGCGAAATGTAGTCATGTTCTGACTGTGATGCAAGCCTTCGATAGAGATGAATCAAATAAAAGGAAACATAGCTAGGAGTTTGCGATGAACATGAAAACCTTAAACAATTATGACGAAATATACAAATATATCGTATCTTTTGATCAGCGCCGGTCCTGGGCAAAGCCTAACGAAACATTCGCTTTAGATCTCCAAACTTTTCGAAAAATTTTATATGTAAATAGGTCCCCAAATTTAAAAAAAAATAATTTAGACCCCCAAATTTTTTAAATTTTTACTAAATGGTTTAGGGCCCCTAAATTCTCAGGGCCGATGCTGTTTTTGATGGAAGATGTCTCTCTTTTAGAATTTTACATATTAAACAAATATAAGGAGACACTTATGATCTTTTACTAAAGAAAACCAAGGATGTGTTTTGCTTTACATGGACTTGAGAAGGATCGAAGAGAATGGAGCCACGTATTTTTGTATCCTTTCCTCTTTTTCTGAAAATGATATGTGAATGTATTTTTTTTTATTTGTTTATTTCTACGTACAACATTTTTAAGAAATCTAAAATAACTTCCACAATTTAGAGCATCTCCAACCCCGGTGCAAAAAAAAACTGCAAAATAAAATACAAAATGCAGTCATAAACAAATAAAAAAGACATTACTCTCATGACTGCATTTTTTACTCCATTTTGTAGTTTTTTTTGCAGTGGAGTTGAAAATGCTTTAAACCAACCGACTTTTCCCAAATTAATTTTCATAAAAATATGATTTATACTACCAAACTAACACAAATCTACGTTTCAGAATATAACTTATCATTTTTATTTGTAAGATTCACTCC
The DNA window shown above is from Brassica oleracea var. oleracea cultivar TO1000 chromosome C3, BOL, whole genome shotgun sequence and carries:
- the LOC106333751 gene encoding F-box/kelch-repeat protein At4g38940-like → MSENMEQFLELSVSPLIPSLPDDVTVDIVARVPRSHYPTLSLVSKKFRKLIASPKLYKRRSQLGITQHRVYALLRNRDTGDCRFYILHRKLNSRNRLVIVPSLPPVSSREMRSCYGLMQHELYLGLSYFHLS